GGCCGGGGTCTACGTCCCGGTGGAAGAAACCGTCAAAGGCTTCGGAGAAATCCTCGATGGCAAATGGGACAGCGTGCCTGAGGCCAACTTCTACATGAAGGCCGGGATCGAAAGCGTGGACAAAGGCCAAGACTAACCGAGTTTTCAAAGAAATGCCTCTTCCCCTGCGCATCGTGACTCCGGAGAGCGAAATCTTCTCTGGCGAAGTGGACATCGCCGTCCTGCCTGGATTCAAAGGGGAAATGGGCGTGCTTCCTCAGCACGCGCCCCTCGTCACGACCCTCCACCCGGGGGAACTCTCCTACACCATAGGCGACCAAACGAAGGAACTGGCCGTGGGAGAAGGACTGGTGGAAATCACCTTTGAAGGGATCTCCGTCCTGACGGACCTCGCCCTGGGCGAAGACGAAATCGACGAAGAAATCGTGGAAGCGGCCATGAAAAAGGCCCAGGAAGCGCTGGATGAATTGAGCGACCCCGAAGAGGCCGCTCTCACGGAAGCGCTCATCCAAAAATCCATGGCCCAGCTCGATCTCAAGCGAAAGCGTCGGCGGGTGTAATACCAAGCTGCAGAATTGGCTGGTAGAATGGCCGAGTGGATTTCGGGCCAGACCAAGGCGCTCAGAAGGCGTGCTCCCCGCCCCACTAGCCTTCTCGCCCCCGAAAACTAAAAACGAACTCCCCCTGACCAAGCCGGGGCGGGTCGGACCAAGAATTACCCAGAAAAAGTCTTCCCCCTTTTCTCTCCTTACCCCAAGGTCGCCCCCATGGAGAGAAACCAGAGAGCACTGCGGCGGGTCTTTGACCGCTATGGTCGATTTGAATCCATTTCCTGGAAGGG
This portion of the Verrucomicrobiota bacterium genome encodes:
- the atpC gene encoding ATP synthase F1 subunit epsilon, whose protein sequence is MPLPLRIVTPESEIFSGEVDIAVLPGFKGEMGVLPQHAPLVTTLHPGELSYTIGDQTKELAVGEGLVEITFEGISVLTDLALGEDEIDEEIVEAAMKKAQEALDELSDPEEAALTEALIQKSMAQLDLKRKRRRV